The following are encoded in a window of Neomicrococcus lactis genomic DNA:
- a CDS encoding sugar ABC transporter substrate-binding protein yields MKVRSEASNKSVTRRAFAIGSLGTAAAAALAACGGGSSSTSSSSASSAASSAASSSAAPTGAAATLTLWTDAERSPALKDIAAKFKADKGIEVKLVVKDFASVRDDFITQAPTGKGPDIIVGPHDWLGKLVQNGVVAPVQLGDKASLFNPVAVKAFTYEGQVYGLPYAVENIGLLRNKKIIPEAAKTFEEVVAAGKKAVSAGSAKYPFLVGLDPKQGDPYHLYPLQTSLGSVVFETGADGGYDASKLGLDTPGGAEFAKKLQEWGDKGSKVFNSNITANIAKEKFNKGESGYFLSGPWNVPDAVKGGVDLVVDPLPTAGDKPAQPFVGVNGFMISAKSTNALAANEFVVNYLSLAEAQDSLFKQGGRPPALLESFEKASADPIIKAFGDIGTNGLPMPAIPQMDAVWADWGATELKLIKGGVADPAAEWKKMVSNVQAKIKG; encoded by the coding sequence ATGAAGGTGCGTTCCGAAGCTTCTAACAAGAGCGTCACCCGTCGCGCATTCGCGATCGGTTCTTTGGGTACGGCAGCCGCCGCAGCCCTGGCAGCATGTGGCGGTGGGTCCAGCTCAACGTCATCGTCGTCGGCATCCTCAGCTGCCTCTTCTGCCGCTTCCTCATCCGCAGCTCCAACCGGTGCCGCCGCAACGTTGACATTGTGGACCGACGCCGAGCGCTCCCCAGCGTTGAAGGACATCGCTGCCAAGTTCAAGGCAGACAAGGGCATCGAAGTGAAGCTCGTTGTCAAGGACTTCGCCTCTGTACGCGACGACTTCATCACGCAGGCTCCGACCGGCAAGGGCCCGGACATCATCGTTGGCCCACACGACTGGCTCGGAAAGCTTGTCCAGAACGGTGTGGTTGCACCGGTTCAGCTTGGCGACAAGGCATCCCTCTTCAACCCAGTAGCAGTCAAGGCCTTCACCTACGAAGGACAGGTCTACGGTCTGCCTTACGCCGTGGAAAACATCGGCCTGTTGCGCAACAAGAAGATCATCCCGGAAGCTGCAAAGACCTTCGAAGAAGTGGTTGCAGCCGGCAAGAAGGCCGTCTCCGCAGGCAGCGCCAAGTACCCATTCTTGGTGGGACTGGATCCAAAGCAGGGCGACCCGTACCACCTTTACCCACTCCAGACCTCTTTGGGTTCTGTGGTGTTTGAGACCGGTGCCGACGGCGGCTACGACGCCAGCAAGTTGGGCCTCGATACCCCAGGCGGCGCCGAATTCGCCAAGAAGCTCCAGGAATGGGGCGACAAGGGTTCGAAGGTGTTCAACTCGAACATCACGGCCAACATTGCCAAGGAAAAGTTCAACAAGGGCGAATCCGGCTACTTCTTGTCCGGCCCATGGAACGTTCCGGATGCCGTCAAGGGTGGCGTGGACCTCGTTGTGGATCCACTTCCAACCGCAGGCGACAAGCCAGCGCAGCCATTCGTGGGTGTCAACGGCTTCATGATCTCGGCGAAGTCCACCAACGCTCTCGCCGCGAACGAGTTCGTGGTCAACTACTTGAGCCTTGCAGAGGCACAGGACTCCCTCTTCAAGCAGGGTGGCCGTCCGCCAGCACTTCTCGAGTCCTTCGAGAAGGCTTCTGCAGACCCAATCATCAAGGCCTTCGGTGATATCGGAACCAACGGTCTTCCAATGCCAGCTATCCCACAAATGGACGCTGTTTGGGCTGACTGGGGAGCAACCGAACTCAAGCTCATCAAGGGCGGCGTAGCTGACCCGGCAGCTGAGTGGAAGAAGATGGTTTCCAACGTTCAGGCCAAGATCAAGGGCTAA
- a CDS encoding LacI family DNA-binding transcriptional regulator, whose protein sequence is MSSIRDVASRAGVSVATVSRALTGRGKVSAATKATVQAAARELGYVASVTASSLASGRTRNIGIVMPTVGRWYYSSVLQAVASELNGAGYDLTLYITENDEQFRHKIFADFLLRKRLDAVISVTLRPTDHELRQLKKVGRPLLAVGGIIPGVATVRVDEVSIAELATEHLLSLGHRDIAFIGSPEVVDADFQLTSSRERGYLRAMEAAGITPPAEWRISADFTTAVAYQRARNILVNPRFKPTAFFCASDEMAFGAIMAARDLGLSVPQDISVIGIDGHEIGELFGLTTIAQFPAAQGSAAALKTLALLGEIELESDPTESFLSTEFVARFSTAPPPA, encoded by the coding sequence ATGTCCAGTATTCGCGATGTCGCATCTCGAGCCGGAGTCTCTGTTGCCACCGTTTCGAGGGCCCTTACTGGGCGTGGCAAAGTATCGGCTGCCACGAAGGCAACAGTTCAAGCAGCCGCTCGCGAATTGGGCTACGTCGCCTCGGTGACTGCATCATCTTTGGCATCTGGCCGAACCCGGAACATCGGCATTGTGATGCCGACCGTCGGGCGTTGGTACTACTCCTCCGTCTTGCAGGCCGTGGCTAGCGAACTCAACGGTGCCGGCTACGACCTCACCCTGTACATCACCGAAAACGACGAGCAGTTTCGGCACAAGATTTTTGCCGACTTCTTGCTGCGTAAGCGCCTCGACGCCGTTATTTCCGTGACGTTGCGCCCCACCGATCACGAGTTGCGTCAGCTCAAGAAAGTTGGGCGCCCACTGTTGGCCGTCGGCGGAATCATTCCCGGCGTGGCGACTGTTCGCGTCGACGAAGTGTCTATCGCCGAGCTTGCCACCGAGCATCTCCTGAGCCTGGGTCACCGGGACATTGCGTTCATCGGTTCACCGGAAGTGGTTGACGCAGACTTCCAACTCACGAGCTCTCGCGAGCGCGGCTACTTGCGTGCCATGGAGGCTGCTGGCATCACTCCCCCAGCCGAATGGCGCATCTCTGCTGACTTCACCACCGCAGTCGCGTACCAGCGTGCCCGGAACATTTTGGTGAATCCACGCTTCAAGCCCACCGCATTCTTCTGCGCCTCAGACGAGATGGCCTTCGGTGCCATCATGGCCGCGCGCGATCTGGGACTTTCCGTACCGCAAGACATTTCCGTCATTGGCATCGACGGGCACGAAATCGGTGAGCTCTTTGGCCTGACCACCATCGCGCAGTTCCCTGCTGCTCAAGGTTCAGCCGCGGCTCTTAAGACCCTTGCCCTGCTGGGAGAAATTGAGCTCGAGTCGGATCCGACCGAGAGCTTCCTCTCGACTGAATTTGTAGCGCGCTTTTCCACTGCGCCGCCACCGGCCTAA
- a CDS encoding FUSC family protein has product MGPSNEDHFIGLRCAAGVFLPLFFLLILDRLDLAIFAVFGAFVNVYGRVPRHLERLLAQLKTGALFWILILVAWFASSYWIEHGTQRGLWTVVALTSVVAGVCSWITSILRVRPGGSLFHIFAFAAIASVPSLPSLAESMFTTTGTIMFAIFVGLAGRLFPSRRTEWQVSPVKPFTTKLHKAFIIESSLYFAAAALAGSAATLLSPLLNMSHNYWAMVAAVVPLVGKTMRHRIARGVHRILGTFVGLGLMAIVVALNPSPVVAILIIGLMQFMAEMFIARNYFFAQIFVTPLAVVGTGLASGSTSGLVYDRFMETVIGAVVGIGMMLIGNQIRKRLSTD; this is encoded by the coding sequence ATGGGACCCTCCAACGAGGACCACTTCATTGGGCTTCGCTGCGCTGCAGGCGTCTTCTTGCCACTGTTCTTCTTGCTCATTCTTGACCGGCTGGACCTAGCGATCTTCGCGGTGTTCGGGGCGTTCGTGAACGTTTACGGTCGCGTGCCGCGTCACCTGGAGCGCCTCTTGGCGCAGCTCAAAACAGGCGCACTCTTTTGGATCCTCATTCTGGTGGCGTGGTTTGCGTCGTCGTACTGGATTGAGCACGGAACCCAACGCGGCCTCTGGACTGTGGTGGCACTGACCTCCGTGGTGGCGGGCGTGTGTTCGTGGATTACCTCGATTCTGCGCGTGCGGCCAGGCGGTTCGTTGTTCCATATCTTCGCGTTCGCGGCGATCGCCAGCGTCCCGAGTCTGCCGAGCCTCGCGGAGAGCATGTTCACCACCACCGGCACCATTATGTTCGCGATTTTCGTGGGCTTGGCTGGACGCTTGTTCCCGAGCCGACGCACGGAATGGCAAGTCAGCCCGGTAAAGCCGTTCACCACGAAGCTGCACAAAGCCTTCATCATCGAATCGAGCCTGTACTTCGCGGCAGCCGCGCTCGCAGGCTCCGCAGCCACGCTCTTGAGTCCGCTGCTCAACATGAGCCACAACTACTGGGCGATGGTCGCGGCCGTGGTGCCGCTCGTCGGTAAAACCATGCGGCATCGCATCGCGCGCGGCGTCCACCGTATCTTGGGCACGTTCGTGGGTCTTGGACTCATGGCGATCGTCGTGGCACTCAACCCAAGCCCCGTCGTCGCAATTCTGATCATTGGCCTCATGCAGTTCATGGCCGAGATGTTCATCGCCCGAAACTACTTCTTCGCCCAGATTTTCGTGACCCCACTGGCTGTTGTGGGCACGGGGCTCGCCTCCGGATCCACCAGCGGACTAGTCTACGACCGCTTCATGGAAACGGTCATTGGCGCTGTGGTGGGTATCGGCATGATGCTGATCGGCAACCAGATTCGCAAGCGCCTCAGTACTGACTAA
- a CDS encoding IclR family transcriptional regulator: protein MRDEESGKYGLGLGVLSLAAPLLANLDPRIAARSLMEKLNEDTEETAALALWNGESAIVVDQIASPHQVKHTASIGTQYRLWESSSVRVILAHLSSAEVKELIKTGKIIVPERSDVDDLLVDLRAILKEGFAVNDGGTTPEEFGVSAPIFDTQGKIIGCIVVSAPRTRVEHRNLRALLIKSVQDAATGVTKRLGKSSD from the coding sequence ATGCGTGACGAGGAATCTGGAAAATACGGCCTTGGCTTGGGCGTGCTGAGTCTTGCTGCGCCACTCTTGGCGAATCTTGATCCGCGCATCGCGGCGCGTTCCTTGATGGAAAAGCTCAACGAGGACACCGAAGAAACGGCAGCCTTGGCACTGTGGAACGGCGAAAGCGCCATTGTGGTGGACCAGATCGCGAGCCCTCACCAGGTCAAGCACACCGCCAGCATTGGTACTCAATACCGTTTGTGGGAGTCCTCGTCGGTTCGCGTGATCTTGGCGCATCTTTCATCCGCAGAGGTCAAAGAGCTCATCAAGACCGGGAAGATTATTGTTCCCGAAAGAAGCGATGTGGACGATCTCCTGGTTGACCTCCGTGCCATCTTGAAAGAAGGTTTTGCGGTCAACGACGGCGGAACCACCCCCGAAGAGTTTGGCGTATCAGCACCAATCTTCGATACACAGGGAAAGATCATCGGTTGCATTGTGGTCTCCGCACCACGCACCCGAGTAGAACACCGCAACCTCCGTGCACTGCTGATCAAGAGCGTTCAGGATGCAGCCACCGGGGTCACCAAGCGTCTCGGCAAAAGCTCCGATTAA
- a CDS encoding FAD-binding oxidoreductase, translating into MTSTTSRISAPHLSALDELSKALGTQGSGSLLVDDVDVQNFHRDMGALSDPHLPMAVVLAGSTEDVQATLRWASKHKISIVPRGAGTGVSGAAHAIKDCVVLSLERMNQILEIRPDDEVAVVQPGVVNADLNAAVAEYGLMYAPDPASYQQSTIGGNVATNAGGLRCAKYGVTRDSVLGLTVVLADGSIIEIGKQTFKGVAGYDLTSLVIGSEGTLGIVVKATVRLRYSGENQRAIAAIFPDIETAAEGVLAIGRARVQPAILEMLDEGVMAVIDSIHGTKLKGTGGALLLALTDGFGAYLEEDVIREVLAGLGATLFEKDDPQSMALLAMRRVSRGDEQDDQYRVGEDVAVPRSKLVDYIRELHRIAERNNVWVRTVAHAGDGNLHPTFWIDPSEGEAGVERLDASLDESIRAALAIGGTITGEHGVGQYKLRWLGWEQSEQVRELQYRIKEVFDPQGILNPHKAI; encoded by the coding sequence ATGACCTCCACTACCTCCCGGATCTCCGCCCCACACCTGAGTGCCTTGGATGAATTGTCCAAGGCACTGGGAACGCAGGGGAGCGGCTCATTATTGGTCGACGACGTAGACGTCCAGAATTTCCATCGGGATATGGGTGCTCTCTCTGATCCGCATCTACCCATGGCAGTAGTTCTCGCTGGGTCGACGGAGGATGTTCAAGCAACTCTGCGTTGGGCGAGCAAGCACAAGATCAGCATCGTCCCTCGTGGCGCCGGCACTGGGGTGTCCGGTGCGGCTCATGCCATCAAGGATTGCGTGGTGTTGTCCTTGGAGCGCATGAACCAGATTCTTGAGATTCGTCCAGACGACGAAGTGGCTGTTGTTCAACCAGGCGTGGTCAACGCCGACCTGAATGCTGCAGTTGCTGAGTACGGATTGATGTACGCGCCAGATCCAGCGAGCTACCAACAGTCCACTATTGGCGGCAACGTTGCCACCAACGCGGGCGGTCTGCGGTGCGCCAAATACGGCGTCACTCGTGACTCTGTCTTGGGTCTCACTGTGGTTCTCGCTGACGGTTCCATCATTGAGATCGGCAAGCAGACTTTCAAGGGTGTTGCCGGATATGACCTAACGTCCCTAGTCATCGGCTCTGAGGGGACTTTGGGAATAGTTGTAAAAGCGACTGTTCGTTTGCGCTACTCGGGCGAGAATCAGCGTGCCATTGCCGCCATTTTCCCGGACATCGAAACGGCTGCTGAAGGCGTTCTAGCCATTGGCCGTGCGCGGGTTCAGCCAGCCATTTTGGAGATGCTGGACGAAGGCGTCATGGCTGTCATCGATTCAATCCACGGCACCAAGCTCAAAGGCACGGGTGGTGCTCTCTTGCTCGCGCTGACTGACGGCTTCGGGGCGTACCTGGAAGAAGACGTGATCCGTGAAGTGCTGGCTGGGCTCGGGGCAACGCTCTTCGAGAAGGATGATCCGCAGTCGATGGCTCTGCTTGCGATGCGTCGAGTCAGCCGCGGCGACGAGCAAGATGACCAGTACCGCGTGGGTGAAGATGTCGCGGTGCCGCGCAGCAAGCTCGTTGACTACATTCGGGAGCTCCATCGTATTGCGGAGCGCAATAACGTGTGGGTCCGCACCGTGGCTCATGCCGGCGACGGAAATCTACACCCCACGTTCTGGATCGATCCGTCAGAAGGCGAGGCAGGCGTAGAACGCTTGGACGCTTCCCTTGACGAGTCCATTCGAGCAGCGCTAGCCATTGGTGGAACCATCACAGGTGAGCACGGCGTGGGTCAGTACAAACTCCGCTGGCTGGGATGGGAGCAAAGCGAACAAGTTCGCGAACTTCAATACCGCATCAAGGAAGTTTTTGATCCGCAGGGGATTCTCAATCCGCACAAGGCGATCTAG